The Paenibacillus sp. FSL H7-0357 nucleotide sequence GAACACCTAACAAGACCGGCTAAAGAGCTGGTTATCACTCCAGTAGGGGCAGGGGCATGATATCTACCCTTTAGTATTCTATGAGCTAATTCCCATGTTTCCTTATTGATTATAGCTTCATGCTTGCCTGGAACTCTAATCCATTGAGCTTCTGATACTTCAGAACGTGTTTTTAGCAACTTTCCATCTTTGCGAGATTTCTTCACAGGACGACGGTTCCATACAATATCCCCGACATATACTGGATTCTGCAAAATTCCACTGATTGTAGCAACCGTCCATAGTGATCCTTTTGCAGTTGGAACACCAAGGAGATTGAGCTTCTTTGCAATGTTACCCATTCCCATATTTTGAGTTGTATACATATCATAAATCATTTTAACGATTGGAGCCTGTTCAGGATGGGGCATTAGGCTATATGACTTGTCCTCTAACCGTATTTTACTATAACCATATGGAGGAACATTCCCGATGTAGTTACCATCTTTGACGGATTGAATCCGTCCGGCTTGCTGCCTACGGTTGATAGTTTTGTACTCTCGCCGAGACATGAATAATCCGAATTCAAAATATTCTTCATCGAATTCATTGTCAGGATCATAGACTTTAACAGGTGTGATAATCTTTGTGCCGCTATATTTAAAGGCTTGTGCAACAAACCCTTGATCCATAGTGTCACCCCTGGCAAGTCGTTCTATTTCCATGACCAGAATTCCCGCCCATTTACCATCTTCAACATCCTGAAGCAGTTGTTGCATTTCTGGCCGATCCGCTACCCTCTCGCCTGATACGATTTCTTTATACTCCTTTGATACATTAATATTCATTTTTTTAGCCAATGCAAGCAGCGCCGTCTGATGCTTCTTTAGGGTTTCTCCTTCGCCCCGAGCTTCAGCATCTATATCCGCACGGGATTTGCGTAAATAAAGAGCGTATTCTTCATACGAATTGTTCATGTTCAAATTGGCTACCTCCCAATGACTTCTAACACTATGTGATTATTTTATAGCAGATGGAAGTCAAACACCATAGCGTCATAAGTGGGACTATACGGAAAATTGTTCCACTTATTACAACAAGATTTTTTACTCTGATACCTCTACTATTGATACAACGTCATGATTATCAGAGGGGATTAAGGGTATGGAGATAATAGGAGTAAAAATTGAGGGCAGAACAGGAGAGGAAGCTGACTTCGTGATATTCCCGATTCATTCAGTGAATTACATCTCGATGTTTAGTATTGGCAAATCAGCAGAACCACTTCCTGCCTTTCATACTACCAATGGATCATATGTACCGATTGTAACTCTCCGAGATCTTTCAGTAGCTTTAAAGCAGTTCGGTTTTACTTACTATGATAAATCAACTTTGGTCAATAAGAATCGCATTAAAGGTCGAAAAAGAGACAAAGGTGTCTTAATTGTGACGTTTGTCGATAATTCAGAAATTGCCGTTGCAGGGCGAAGCCGCTATAGATAAATAAACGCTGCAATTGAACCCCCTTGAGTTGTGAATAGGAAACGACATTATATGACATAAAAGTCGCTGCACCACATGTATAATATAAGAACAGACGGTTTACTGCAGTTTTTACTTCAAGAAATCTTGAAGTTCACGCCGGATCGGGAGGAATTACCTCCGCGTCTCCTTAGAATTTTTAGCAGGAACAGCCACTTCACGCCAATGATACAACATATCGCAGTTAGGCAACTTTAAAGCTTCGCTTATTGTCTTTGCAGTTGCATATCCCATGGTAGTGCGATTGTGTGCATAATCGGATAACTGACTTTCGGGATATCCAGTGATGATATGTAAATCTCTTTGGCTAATCCCAGTTTCCTTATAAAATTCCAGAAGTCGACAACGATCCGGTATATACCGCATCGCCTTACTCCTTTTCTATTTAATTACATTAGTCTCCTCGTTTACGAACGTTAGTTCCTATGTTAAGATGAACTAAATAATTCACCATGAACTGGAAGGTGACTCCTATGGACGATAGAGAGTACATAATACAATTAATTACAGAAGCCGAACCTGAAGAAATAAATTTATTAGCTGATTATCTAAGATCGAAGGAAAGAGAATCAAAGAATGCATCAAAATTATTTAATAAATCGTTTGACTAATATTTTTAAATCTGGAAGGTCTTCTTCTGAGGCTTGCTTTATCATTTCAATTAGATCTTTTCTGTTTTTAGATGTTTCATCATCTTCGTATTGTTGCTTCTTTTCTTTGATGTCAGATATGTTATTATAAGCATTCAAATCAACCCTTGCTGAATAATTCGTATTTGCTGCATAGAACTCTTCAAGTCTTTTCGTTATTCTATTTGACAGAAACTCAGAAGCACCAAATGGATTGGATCTAATGAGGTCTTCATCAATTTCAATGTCAGTAAAATAACTAAGGGTACTTAACATATTATTTAGCAAATCTTCCTCTATAACCTCAGTAGTTAGAAACCTATTTTTAAAATCCCTTATTGCATCTAATGCAGATAAACAATGAAATTGTAAAGATTCATTTTTTAGCATACGATGAGAAGCGTTGTACTCAATGAGGCCCTCCTTTATTTCCTCGGGGGCCTTTTCTATGTGCCCAGCCAGTAGTAAAGCGTCAGTATCTCCTCCAGTGACTTCAGCAAGTGCTCTGGTTACATCTTCAGAAGCAGGGGGCTTGTTTCCATTTTTTAGTTTACTGATATAGGAGCGATCAATTTTAATATTTTTATTCGAAAGTCTAATTGCAATTTCCCCTAAACTCAATCCACTTTCTTCAATGTATTTTGACAACAATTCAGAATATTTCACCCTCACTCCTACCTTTCATTTCAAAATCTCAATCTCAATCATATATAGTGTTGACTTTAAAAACAACGATTTGACTATTAAGTGCCAAAAAAGTGTTGACAAGAAAGTCACACGTTGGTACTATGTAGTCAACAGATCAAGTGACTTAGAAGTCACTGGTGATTAAATAGTCAAGGAGGCGCCAAATGAACCGTTATACAAAATTATTAAGGAAGCTTATTCATGATTCGAATCTTTCATTGTCTC carries:
- a CDS encoding recombinase family protein, producing MNNSYEEYALYLRKSRADIDAEARGEGETLKKHQTALLALAKKMNINVSKEYKEIVSGERVADRPEMQQLLQDVEDGKWAGILVMEIERLARGDTMDQGFVAQAFKYSGTKIITPVKVYDPDNEFDEEYFEFGLFMSRREYKTINRRQQAGRIQSVKDGNYIGNVPPYGYSKIRLEDKSYSLMPHPEQAPIVKMIYDMYTTQNMGMGNIAKKLNLLGVPTAKGSLWTVATISGILQNPVYVGDIVWNRRPVKKSRKDGKLLKTRSEVSEAQWIRVPGKHEAIINKETWELAHRILKGRYHAPAPTGVITSSLAGLVRCSLCGRLMVRRPYSREAEPSLICVTPLCKQVSSLFSLVEERILEGLRIWINQYKAKWDNNMPVETEDTEELLNAKSQIVKDSEKNLSELRKQSSALHDLLERGVYSIDVFMERSQNLSERIADAERGLSVANDDLNLEKNRKEAKDGIIPLAEYVLDTYYSIEDAAERNTLLKSVLQGAVYSKEKRGHWSKPETMRKFDLKLYPKLPEH
- a CDS encoding LytTR family transcriptional regulator DNA-binding domain-containing protein; the protein is MEIIGVKIEGRTGEEADFVIFPIHSVNYISMFSIGKSAEPLPAFHTTNGSYVPIVTLRDLSVALKQFGFTYYDKSTLVNKNRIKGRKRDKGVLIVTFVDNSEIAVAGRSRYR
- a CDS encoding helix-turn-helix domain-containing protein, translating into MKYSELLSKYIEESGLSLGEIAIRLSNKNIKIDRSYISKLKNGNKPPASEDVTRALAEVTGGDTDALLLAGHIEKAPEEIKEGLIEYNASHRMLKNESLQFHCLSALDAIRDFKNRFLTTEVIEEDLLNNMLSTLSYFTDIEIDEDLIRSNPFGASEFLSNRITKRLEEFYAANTNYSARVDLNAYNNISDIKEKKQQYEDDETSKNRKDLIEMIKQASEEDLPDLKILVKRFIK